A single region of the Brachypodium distachyon strain Bd21 chromosome 3, Brachypodium_distachyon_v3.0, whole genome shotgun sequence genome encodes:
- the LOC100822564 gene encoding pentatricopeptide repeat-containing protein At1g61870, mitochondrial, whose protein sequence is MASLLRRRHAHPPTVSAHLIRRFSALPDIDPAPTPVPAAVPDPTATPDPTAPASARASVLDLQLAVRAETDPTRVHSLVASALSNPEFHRLHTSRALFSLAASRLDRLRRPDLTASLLDLLIASAPPSPGLLARALSLFPGPDDAVRAFSSSVPEARSDVSLSALLDALLRAGRLDDLKYTFKSAESSLGVAPGRASHNVLLHALVKNSELTAARKMLNEMTKKKFKHRPPADIISYNTVLAGFSAQDDGEEFEKLLKEINENKLEPNVVTYNCRIQWFAKKGETFKGEELLDVMESKQVLPNYITYNALVQGYCKEGNVGAAMRVFKRMKVMKRREGRSDLGVSVHSQTYVVLFRTLVENERLDDALWICKSCFAMKAAPTFEAVKGLVEGLVKGGRSTEAKDVVAKMNFLVKGDAIVAWEKIAAELSLEDGAQSSNP, encoded by the coding sequence ATGGCGTccctcctgcgccgccgccacgcccacCCGCCCACCGTCTCCGCACATCTCATCCGCCGCTTCTCCGCACTCCCCGACATCGATCCCGCGCCGACGCCCGTCCCAGCCGCCGTGCCCGACCCTACGGCCACGCCCGACCCCACGGCACctgcctccgcccgcgcctccgTCCTCGACCTCCAGCTCGCCGTCCGCGCGGAGACGGACCCCACCCGCGTCCACTCCCTCGTCGCCTCCGCGCTCTCCAACCCGGAGTTCCACCGCCTCCACACCTCGCGCGCCCtcttctccctcgccgcctcccgcctcgaccgcctccgccgccccgaccttaccgcctccctcctcgacCTCCTCATCGCTTCCGCCCCGCCTTCCCCCGGCCTCCTCGCTCGcgccctctccctcttcccaGGCCCAGACGACGCCGTCcgcgccttctcctcctcggtgcccGAGGCCCGCTCCGACGTCTCCCTCTCCGCCCTCCTCGATGCGCTTCTCCGCGCTGGCCGCCTCGACGACCTCAAGTACACCTTCAAATCTGCCGAATCATCCCTTGGCGTCGCCCCTGGCCGCGCCTCCCACAACGTGCTCCTCCACGCTCTGGTCAAGAACTCCGAGCTCACGGCGGCCCGCAAGATGCTCAATGAAATGACCAAAAAGAAGTTTAAGCACCGCCCGCCTGCGGACATCATATCATACAATACTGTCCTTGCTGGGTTCTCTGCGCAGGACGATGGTGAGGAGTttgagaagctgctgaaggagaTCAATGAAAACAAGCTGGAGCCAAACGTGGTCACTTACAACTGCCGGATACAGTGGTTTGCCAAGAAGGGTGAAACATTCAAGGGGGAAGAGCTGCTTGATGTGATGGAGTCAAAGCAGGTGCTACCAAACTACATTACATACAATGCTCTTGTGCAGGGGTACTGCAAGGAGGGGAATGTCGGTGCAGCAATGCGGGTGTTCAAGAGGATGAAGGTGATGAAGAGGCGGGAGGGGAGGAGTGACTTGGGAGTGTCTGTGCACTCGCAGACATATGTGGTGCTTTTTAGGACTTTGGTAGAGAATGAAAGGCTTGATGATGCACTGTGGATTTGTAAGAGCTGCTTTGCAATGAAGGCAGCCCCAACGTTTGAGGCTGTCAAGGGTTTAGTTGAGGGGTTGGTGAAAGGAGGGAGGTCTACAGAGGCGAAGGATGTTGTTGCCAAGATGAACTTTCTTGTGAAAGGGGATGCTATAGTTGCTTGGGAGAAGATTGCTGCAGAATTATCTCTTGAAGATGGAGCGCAAAGTTCAAATCCTTGA